The Capsicum annuum cultivar UCD-10X-F1 chromosome 3, UCD10Xv1.1, whole genome shotgun sequence genomic sequence taaactaataaaaaaatgttagttgttattaattctgatgatttctaataaggaaagattttaccataaatatatttaattaatttgcaactcttaaatattagaaaaaaatagtgataaaacgattttgtctaaagcaaaaaaAGTTCAAACACATTTCTAAgtacttcacacttttaatatattagagagaAAGTTATATTAGCAATGTTACAATAATAATtggtgaataaatatatttaagtaataaagaacaaaaagttATTTGATGATTACATAATTCGTCTTCATTAATTTATAGAGatttctatatttgtatattgCTTTGCAAATTAAAAGTTGGCAACTTAAATTTTGTTTAGGGTAATCAGACTTAATGTGATCAAGCAAATCAAATCATGAAACATGATTCTAATAACGGATAACAAGGGGATCGAACAAGCGTAGCTTTATACAGGAACTCAATGTAAGGTCTTTAATTCTCTGAAGTTGATTGACATATGAATGCTTGATTTGTTTATTCACGCTAGTATATTTGATGAATCGTTGGATTTTACATATGTTATTTGGAAAGAAGGTGAACATCAGATCAACTCAAAACACATAATTTCATTTTCGTATAAATCAGAAAGGAAAAAGAGTGAATTGTCAACCGAATTACAGATCCAAAGCATGAATAACATTTTTGTAGCAACATGCTAGATGATCAACTAAGTTGCAAACTTGATAATGCAGGGCAAATTACATTCTGAGCTCTAATATTGAAAAGTTGTGGCTTGTCATCACATTTCAACCAAATCATTAAAATTCCCAAAAGGGTTCTGTGGTAAAGGGTGTTCAGGATATCGGTCCCGTCAATGTCAAATGCTCATCAGAAGTCCATCAAAATTCAAAGTTCAACCATTTAGTGTAGTAGACACAGGTTTGTGGGGATATAATTCCATTTGGTGTACATAAACTAATCCTAGGGCAAGCACCACATGGAATTGAAGCCATTTGCCCTATTGTTTTCGGACCAGTCCCTAAGGCAACACCACTTGCACTTCGATAGCACACTGATCCAACAGCAATAGAATGATATTCTCCCAATCCGGTGCTCTTTACCTCAATAATAGCATTGTCCAGAACCATAGAGTTCAATATTTCCGCAACTTGTTGACTTGTGCACTCAACAACTTTACGTTTCTTCAAGAAGTCGTGGATTCCCTCTGCAGTAGCAACTTTCATCATTTCTATGACTTTGAGACACGTGTCTCTAAGAACAGTGATAAATTCTTTATCAAGTTTTCCTTCTGAGTACCATGCACCACCAGTCAAATCTTCCGAAGGTTCAAACTCAACAGCCATGTAATGTTTCCTTCCCTTATTTTGGATATTCACGACTTGTTTTATCAACTTCTTTTTCACAAGCGACGTCAGGGATTTATCCACAATAGTTGGTGCAAGGTTTGCCTCTTTTTTCACCTCTGCCACCCAGACACCCAAATTCTTTTTACTTCTGACAACATCCAGCACTATACGCTCAGCATCTACAAGTCCCTGAGTAGGTGAATCCATATTTGGTCTTTTCCGCTTCATGGCGGCTGCTTCACTTGATCGGCTCATATCTGTGAGCACAGAAGAGCAAATAAATAAAGCACAGTGAGATGAGTTTTAGCTTGATTCTTATCATATTAATGAAAAATAGACAACTCAAACTACATAGCGTAGAGAAAACAAAATTTCCAGTTCATACTCATGTAGTAACTAGAAGCAGGAGGAAAGATCAATTCTCTCCCAATAATCATTCCACCAGAAAGTTAAATCAATAAAAGCATGACCACACTTAGGCATGGCAAACGGATTGTTTGGGCTGAACAAATAAATGGGCTAATACCCAACCCTGCCCAAAGGCATTTGGGTCAAGATGGGCTAAACTATGGGTCATGGGCTATAATACAACCCGCCCAAATACAAATCTTTACAACATTCTCGATCTTCATTCTTCTGATTAGCCTATCATTTCACAATTCCATAGTACATGTGCACTAAGAAATTAAATTTCGCTCTCTGTGTAACATAAGTTtctatccatttttattctgaTTGGTGTAACATGTTTTTTCCATGGTGCTTCACTATGTTAAAATGAAGTCTGCTtcgttcttttttcttttattttcagaCTTTCTATTACGCTCCACTctatcttcttcctctttttgcTTTGGCCTTTCTCCCCTTTGCTTTCTATTATACGACTATACATGTATTACTTACTACATAAAAAACACTGTTGATTAGAATCGAACCTTATGGATTAGTGCTTCTACTGTTGATAATGAGAACCAACAAAAGTTTCTGCAACttataagaaagaaaagaagagcaGGCTTTCCTGAAGCAAACTGTGCACCAAGTACCACAGTGGTTTATTTGCTGTaacaaaaatcaaattccatCTTGTATCTGTACGAATTTAACGAGTAACAACTGAAATAATTAATGTTCATTTTAGTAAACGTGTCACAGGAAAAAGAGTGATTCCTTAAAACTACAATGACATTAATAAGGACATGATATAACAATCAATAGCTGTGGCCTATTGCCTTTTACAGTCTTTCAATTGCATCAGCCTAACAATTTCAAAATTACTAGAATTTGGAATTCAAAATCTCAAATTACAGCAAAATATAAGTCAAAATCTCGTATTGAATactaaatgaaattacaaaagttgaaaaacaaaaaaaaaaaaaaagttgcatgttAACAAAGAAGTTtatgtaatttatatatatatatatatatatatatatatatatatatatatataaaataagaaaaaatttatcccaaaattaAGCATCCAATTTAAACTTTCATTCTACTTCACTTAATTATCTAAACATTTTGATGTTGATATACCCACTGGTTCagaaataaacaacaacaacatactagtgtaatcccacaagtaggGTCTGGGAAGGGTGAGATGTACGCAGACCTTGCCCCTACCTTTGTggggtagagaggctatttccaatagaccctcagcttaaaagGAAAGTTATTCATAGGTGGATCGCAAGAAGAAGACAAATGACAGCAATATCAAGATATAAACAAAAATGAAGAAACGGATAGTAGAAACACATTTTGGTTCAAAATAAACCCATATCATAAATTGTCAACATTTGTAGAAGTGCTGAACAGGGGATTGAGAGTGAAAGAGAAGAAGATTACGTTCTTTTAAAAGTTTCAGAAAATTGTAGCCTTAGATCTTGTTTTGGTGACTTGCACGATCTGATGAAATTACTGGacaaaaatggaggaaaaattaCTGGAGGTGATCCTCACCCATCTTTTAATGAGGGAGGGAGGGTTTTCTTCTCCGGGAAAGAGGGTTCAGGGACTTTAGTtttgggttttattcttttaatttgggcttaatcTTGGTGCAGTCTTTCTTATGAAAGCTAGAATTACGAGGTTCTcgctcttcaaaaatgtcattggGTGTGTGTCGGAGActcggatcctccaaaagtagtgcatttttggaggatccaacacatgtgtggcaacatttttggagTCTCCGAGCAACTTAGCAACACAATAAAGGTAAACAAATACACCAATTACATTGTTTGCAGATCCAGACAAACATATCAATATACAGGAAAAAATCACATAGAGTTTGATTAACACGGttttatgaataaatacaattatTTCATAGGGAACAAACAAAAGAAtccaaaggaaaaaagaagacataaagaaatGGACAGACTTTACATTAATGCAACAGGTTGTGCGATGATAACTTCCAAATTTCCCATTAGATTGGACATAATTCTGGTAATAGTCATTGGAAAATCTGAATAATGACAGTACATGGAATCCAATATTTTAGTAAATGACATAGATGTTAAGCTCTCCTATTTAACTCACATTATTAATCAACTCTGAAATGTTTAGTTCTTATGATATACCCTTTTTCTATATTGACATAGAAACTAGGAGCAACAATTTCATTTTGAAAAGGGGAACTTCAACAGAAgttaaagaagagaagaagatttTACTTTGCCTTCCCAAATGGTTCTACAAGTTGGTGGATTGTTATTTTTCTATTCGTCTAGATTCTCCTTTCTCACCTGTTTGAAAGACAACAAAAtttaatatcatcctcaaaactCAATTTAACTACTCTAACCTTAATAAGCATTTATAAAATGGAATCAAAAAGCTTCCCAGGAAgcctcaaaaatataaaaaaattaaagtgatttACCTAATCATTAACAATAATATTGATTATAAGTCGAATATAAGCAATTCCAGGCACACATATACACATCCATACATGACAAATTTCTACCCTTTACCATAAAGTGAGTGATATCTATGTTGATCGCATCAATAAAAACATAGCATATACAATCCTACGAGTGCAGTTTGGGGAGGATAGTGGCTACCCAGACAAAGGAATcgattatataaaataaaatttataacaaGGGATGATGAAGAAAAAAGCAACTTACCGGGCTCAGGAGGAGTAGAAAAGGCAGAAAGAGAGGAGGAGGAAACCCTTAAGCCCTATGTTTATCGGACAAAAACTAGAGTTAAAGGGGGTGTTTGAATGATTTATTTTTAGGTGCTTTTAAGGGGTttgataaagtaaaaaaaaaagtgtttttaagtatttatttttaaattagaaagtgttaaaataagttaaaaatcaaAAAGTAGAATAATATTAACTTAGTCTGTTTGAATAAGTTGAAAAAAAGTGTCTTTTAAAAAGGGATGATGAAGAAAACAGCAACTTACCGGGCTCAGGAGCAGTAGAAGAGGCAGAAAGAGAGGAGGAAACCCTTAAGCCCTGTGTTTATCGGACAAAAACTAGAGTTAAATAATATTGATTATAATCCCttgttataaattttattttatataatcgATTCCTTTGTCTGGGTAGCCACTACCCTCCCCAAACTGCACTCGTAGGATTGTATGCGCTATGTTGTTATTGATGCGATCAACATAGATATCACTCACTTTATGGTAAAATGGTAGAAATTTGTCATGTATGGATGTGTATACGTGTGCTTGCAATTGCTCGTATCCGACTTATAACCGACTTATAATCAATATATTTAGAGATTAACAATTCCTATTAGAGTGATACAAATAGCTTGGCACTTGGTGCCATATAGCTTATTGATTCTTATAAGTTTCTTCTATACTACTAGGAGAAAGAACAATATTATTGTTAAAGATTaggtaaatgactttaatttttttaaagcttCCTGGGAAGCTTTTTGATTCCATTTTATAAAAATGCTTATTAAGGTTAGAGTAGTTAAATTGagttttgaggatgatattaaaTTTTGTTGTCTTTCAAACAGGTGAGAAAGGAGTAGAAAACTAACAATCCACCAACTTGTAGAACCATTTGGGAAGGTA encodes the following:
- the LOC107864545 gene encoding DNA-directed RNA polymerase III subunit RPC6, whose product is MSRSSEAAAMKRKRPNMDSPTQGLVDAERIVLDVVRSKKNLGVWVAEVKKEANLAPTIVDKSLTSLVKKKLIKQVVNIQNKGRKHYMAVEFEPSEDLTGGAWYSEGKLDKEFITVLRDTCLKVIEMMKVATAEGIHDFLKKRKVVECTSQQVAEILNSMVLDNAIIEVKSTGLGEYHSIAVGSVCYRSASGVALGTGPKTIGQMASIPCGACPRISLCTPNGIISPQTCVYYTKWLNFEF